From one Culex quinquefasciatus strain JHB chromosome 3, VPISU_Cqui_1.0_pri_paternal, whole genome shotgun sequence genomic stretch:
- the LOC119769044 gene encoding uncharacterized protein LOC119769044: protein MEFPSRNYDPLNITEIFEPIMNGDKCPRSSSSSRSSLPQPDKILRVDVPVDQTIDSSNSVPNVSDAEVRPSTEQQCTDLLLRVASKAALEAAALDVERTAAARTAECSNAPVAQYHQAASAAAATVAHPAVTHPAVTHPAVTHPAAAPPAPLHQSHLSIKPPPPPLLIQWPLIQPPLRLPLLLTKPPLNCH from the coding sequence ATGGAGTTTCCCAGCAGAAACTACGATCCTCTGAACATCACCGAAATCTTCGAACCCATCATGAACGGTGACAAATGTCCACGATCCAGCAGTTCCTCTAGATCATCTTTACCTCAACCAGACAAAATATTGAGAGTTGATGTTCCAGTTGACCAAACGATCGATTCAAGTAATTCAGTTCCTAACGTTTCAGACGCTGAGGTAAGACCTAGTACTGAGCAGCAATGCACCGATCTTTTACTGCGGGTCGCTTCAAAAGCTGCTCTCGAAGCGGCTGCTTTGGATGTTGAACGAACAGCAGCCGCTCGTACTGCTGAATGCTCCAATGCTCCAGTTGCTCAGTACCATCAAGCTGCCagtgccgccgccgccaccgtcgCTCATCCGGCGGTCACTCATCCGGCGGTCACTCATCCGGCGGTCACTCATCCAGCCGCTGCTCCGCCAGCCCCACTCCACCAATCGCACCTCAGCATCAagccgccaccgccgccgctgCTCATTCAGTGGCCACTCATCCAGCCGCCGCTCCGTCTGCCCTTGCTGCTCACCAAGCCACCGCTGAATTGTCACTAG